In Papaver somniferum cultivar HN1 chromosome 1, ASM357369v1, whole genome shotgun sequence, a genomic segment contains:
- the LOC113295418 gene encoding probable glutathione S-transferase, translating into MADKLVLLDTWPSPFGMRVRIALKEKGLHYDYKEENLREKSPLLLKMNPLHKKIPVLIHNEKPISESLLIVQYIDEVWKYKSPLLPNDPYERASERFWADYVDKKVFEIGRKLWVTKGEEHEKAKNDFIDCLMVLEGELGDKIYYGGDKMGFLDVAFVPYYSWFYSYETCGKFSVEEICPKLMEWAKKCMEKDSVSESLPESQKIYQFVLKLKQRYGIVD; encoded by the exons ATGGCAGATAAACTAGTACTGTTAGATACATGGCCAAGTCCATTTGGAATGAGGGTGAGAATTGCCTTGAAAGAAAAGGGTCTCCACTAtgattacaaagaagaaaatcttagagaaaaaAGTCCTCTTCTTCTCAAAATGAACCCACTTCATAAAAAAATCCCTGTTTTGATTCATAATGAAAAACCCATTTCTGAATCCTTACTGATCGTTCAATACATTGATGAAGTTTGGAAATATAAATCTCCACTTTTACCTAATGATCCATATGAAAGAGCTTCAGAGAGGTTTTGGGCTGATTATGTTGACAAAAAG GTATTTGAAATTGGGAGGAAGTTATGGGTGACTAAAGGAGAAGAACATGAGAAAGCTAAGAATGATTTCATTGACTGTTTGATGGTATTAGAAGGAGAGCTTGGAGATAAGATTTACTATGGAGGTGACAAAATGGGTTTTTTAGATGTGGCTTTTGTTCCTTACTACAGTTGGTTTTACTCTTAtgaaacttgtggcaagtttagTGTGGAAGAAATTTGTCCTAAATTGATGGAATGGGCAAAGAAATGTATGGAGAAAGATAGTGTCTCTGAATCACTTCCCGAATCACAAAAGATTTATCAATTCGTTTTGAAACTTAAGCAGAGGTATGGAATTGTTGATTAG